A stretch of DNA from Desulfobacterales bacterium:
GGGCGGCTTGAAATTGGGTCCGTCGCTACAAGGGAAATCTCTTTTTGGCTATCATGCATAAACAAGGAAAAAGAGCCTTCTACATCGGCGAGAAAAGCAGTGCCGCGTTCCCTCCAAGCATTGAGAAGGATCTGCCCTAATTTGCCGGGTGCACTTGCACCTGGCGCTACTGCGTACCCCAAAATGACGACCCGGCCAGTTACACCAATGCGGGAATCGTTATTCTCATAAAAAAGAAAAACCTCTGGTCCAGGCACCCAACCGACCACCGCTTGGCGCAGAGAATATACACAAGGCAACAGCTGTTTTGAATTGGGAGCAATAGCATTGCGCAGTGCTTCCATGTGATGGGAAATATTTTCCTCCGCCTTAAGCAGAACGATGGCTATGCTCATGTCAATTCTCCACGAATAGGTGCGTTACAACCAATCAGAAGCGGTCGCGATCGACTCAATTCAGTTGAATTCTGTATGGATGTGGGTTCGCCATAGAAACGGCCCACTATTATACCAATGCCCCCTGTAATGAAACCAAAAATCTTTACGTATAAACCGGTGCTATAGAATTGAACACAAGCCATCAATACGATGACCGAGACCAACGGTATTGCCAAAGGCGATTTTAACTTACAAAGTTTTAAAAGCAAACTGATTAGACTACTATAAATATTAAGCATAATTATCACACCGACTATGCCATAATCATAAAGAAGTAAAAGCCAATCATTATGCGGTTCATGCCCTGTCGCTGCAAGCGATTGCCGGTTTCCGTGTCCTATAACTAATAAATAATAATCCGCTTTTGCAATTGCCTCCAAAGTTGCGGCATAAATGCCGCTTCGGCCGGTGTCGGATTTTAAACGGCGAGAAACAGCCTCTGGATTGGCGCGCACGAATAGCAATCCAGCCGATATAGCTATGGCCCATAGAGCGATTATGGCAATGGCGTTTTTGCCTTTTTTTTTTACGTTGGAAAAAATAGTATAATAGAGCAGGGATGAACTGAACCCCATTAAAATTAACGCCAGTATCACGCCACGTTTCAAGGAATAAACCGCCCCATAGGATATCAACGCAATGGCAATTATTTTTAAAGTCTTTCTCTTTAGTAACAGCGCATAGGGGAACAGGGCTACGATGTAATAACCTGCGTAGTTCTGGGCCTGCCGGTACACCGGAGTATTGCTTATTTCCACATTAACCCTCGTGAAATTCAGTAACGCAGGCACCCATACCAACAATGAACAGACGGCCAGAACTATAAACATCTGCAAGCGTTCGGGATGGGCACGGGAACGAATATAGAAGAATAGAAACAGCGAATACCAATAAAGATACATGACCCATAGGTACACCGCCTCCATCATCTTGTTGTCCGTATATGTAATTCCTGAAACACACAGCCAGATAAATAAAAGGAGAAAGGAAATAGGCATACGGCCGGAGAGAATGGTGGGCGCGTGACTAAAAAAAACAACCATGAGCGCGAAAGCAGTCTGAGCCCCGCAGAGTATCCTGACTGGCAACCGGTCGCCCCCTGCCCCACCTGGGAGCAAGTATTCTGAAACGGCCATCGCCACAAAAAACAACCCCATGACGGCAAATGGGATATCCAACCGTGGAAAAAAAGGAAGCCGCATCATCGGGGGTGGTCGTAACCTCCTGGATGGCGTTGAAGGAATTCTCATGCGCATTTCCAATTGTCGCGCCACCTGAGACAAACCCGGCGAATATAGGCAAGCCGGCGCACCAAGGTATTTCGGGGTTTTATATACTTTTGTGTGAGTTCCTCGAATGACAAGCGATCGAGGTCCGCAAAAAACGCCGCTCTTTCAGGCGAAGGCTTGACCGATTTTCGAAGATTGCTTTCTTTTTCGACATAGGCGAACGGGCATTCCGTAAGAGAAAGACGCCCTGCACTTTGCTGGATTGCCCGGCGGCCCCGTGCTGTATTGACAATGACAGCCGAAGTGCCCCCGCGATTTATCAGTGACGGCTCGAATTTCAACAACTGCCAAAAATCCCCTAACGTGATGTCAGCCGCTGAGTCGCCAAGCTTACTGGTGCATTGATGACAAGCCGGTCTTAGATAGATGTTTTTTAGAAAGCCAAGATTAAAATGATTATCCATATTGTTTTCATCACAAAACATGCCGTCTGCACAAGCAATTCGCACCATGGGGTACAACCAACCGAACGACTTATCCCGGAAGAAAAAGTCGACGACCTTTGAGTTTTTGTGTTTTTCTATTGAGTCGATAGCCATACGGAAGACCTTCGGGGAAGGAACACCATGGCAAATCAAGTCACAAGTTAAAAGGCCCTCATGGTCTTTTCCGATCGCAGCCTGAAGTCCGGCGATCTGGCAGGGCGTTCCGGAATAAAGAACGCGCTTTCCAGCCATAAGGTATTTTTCGGCCGCGTGGTATGAGTACCCGACGTCCGATTGCACATATTTGCTGCCGCGCAGCGCCCGCAGACCGCCCCACGACGTTACGGCCATATGCCGAACCGTCATCTTCTCATCGTACGCGGCGCCAAACACGACACCGCCTTCTTCGATAATAGGGCGGGCGATTTCCGAAAATACGCCGCCGGAGGTGCTTTGCCGCAACAGGTCGGGATCAGTTGTCCAACCCGCATAAACGGTCGGTATGGCCATTGATGTTACGACGGCATCAGCCCGCACCGGGCAGCCCTTGATACAAAGACCGCAGGAATTGCATCTTTCCGGGTCGACTCGCGGGTAAAGAAACCCCTCGCCATCCTCGACCATGTCGATGGCCTTCTGTGGGCAACTAAAAACACAGGCGGAACAACCTGTGCAGTTTTCAACGGGCACCCTATCGTTCATCGTGCTTTTACCTCCCCTCCGCCTACCGCGAACGTCACCCTGATACCAGCCTGAAATGCGGAACGAAAGAGGGCGCGCTCACTTTCATTCATACCGAAAAGCCACATCGACAGGGCATAGAGGATAAGGAAAAGGATTAAGCGCACCGTTAGCCCAACCCAGCCCTCACCCACCGGCAGATAAACAAGGGCAGCTCCCACGACCGTGACTGCGACAATGACGGTAAGAATCCGTTCAGACACTTTTTTGAAGAACAGCCACATATTCAGGCCGACATAGTAATGGTAGTAAAGGTTCATGACCACCCCATGACCGATCAGCAGCGCCAAACCCGTGGCAATTGCCGGACCATATAATCCGAAAGCACGAATCAGGAAAACAGCGCTCACGCCGCTGATAACAGCGAAGGCCAAGGTGATAAGCGCCCGGTCGCGGTTGAGCATTTTTGCATAAAGAATAGAGAGAATCGTATTTTGACATATGGGGATCGTCACCGGAGCCACTATAAAAAGCGCCGTCGCCCAGGCGCCGACATATTCGGGCCCGGCCCACAGCGAAATAAATTGCCGCCCGAAAAGAATGAATCCGCCCAAGACGCACCCCACGAGCATGAGTTGATATCGACTGGGACCGATAATGGCTCGTGTGAGCAGCTCACCATCCGCATCTTCCACGACTAATCGCGTAATTCGGGGCAGAAACACGCTGGAAATCATCGACGGCAGCGTGTTGTATATCGTATTGACCTGCAAGGCGATTGCATAGATGCCGACCAGGCTGGTGGTTGTCATGGCGCCGAGCAAAATGCTCCCCAGACGGAAATTGATTTGAAGCACCAGCATGGCGAGAAACGCCCAGAAGGCGAATCCAAGCACCTCGCCAAAGAGAGACCAGTCCCAGTAGTGAAGTTTAAAGCGGACCTTAAGAACAATACCGGCATAGGCCGCGTTCAACGCCAGAATCGCAACATTAATAAACGCTTCAGCGATAACGATGCCGATCGCTCGATGCCCCAGGGCCAGCACGGCCGCAACCACGCCAACTTTCACCCACATACAAACGCTGTCAGTAATCCGGGAAAAAACAAACCGCTCGTGACCGGCATTCACCCCAATAAACGCTCTGCCAATAATTGTGGCGCAAATGCTGCCGAGGAGAATCATAAACATAACCCTGGCATCCGCCATCTCGTTCGATGTCAGCGACTTCGAAAATATCGTGTCCAGGTTAAGGTACAGAAAAAAGCCGACGACACTGATTACTGCGGCCAAAAATACATAAATGATGATACACATCGCAAAAACATTGTCCTGACGGACGCGGTCATTCAAGGCTTGATATTTAGCGGTGAATCTACCCAGAGTGCCGCTGATGCCGAAATCAATCAGCGCCAGGTACCCCACGAAGGCGCCGATCAACTGATACAAACCGAACTCGGCGCTATCGAGGTGGCGCAGGATAATCGGGATGATCAACAGCTTCGAGCTGAGACTGGAAATCACATACACCAGCCCAAAAGCGGCGCCCAGCCTTCTTTCCCTTTGGCCTTGTATTTCCGAAGCAACGTGGGTCATATTCGATTTCGCCGGTCGATCATGAGGGGGCTCATTGAAATTCACGGTTGTTGCAACGCGGTTTTCAGAAAGACGATTGATTGCCGTCTTTCTCCGTCAAATAATGAATTGGCGGCTGTGTAATCGATTTTCAAAGGCCATTCGGGGAACTGGTCCAAAGCACTTACTTGTCTATTTGACAATCCGATTCGGTTTAGCAAGTCAGCGACCCGCGAGTTTGTCGCATTGTGAGGGACAGACCAGAACGGCTTCCGGTAAATGATCGAAAACGCGGTTCCGTGGAACGAATTAGTGCAAACGCATGTTGCATTGGCAAACAAACCGACAAACTCGGATGGACCCGCATCGTAGATCACCCGGTCTGCCATGGGAATAAGATTAAGGGCAGTGAGCGAAAGAACGACGAGGGGAAGCCGTGTCGTCTTTTTTACGTGTTTTACCAATTGCGGGAATAACCCTCTTTGGCTTGTGGTATAAACAAGAATATAGGGAGGCTTGACCGTTGACGGCGCTGCAATACGACCCCATTGATCACTTTTCAGCAACAGGGTAGGGTCAAGCACCACTGCGCTCAGCCGCCCCGCCACCTGCTCAATGATGGCGCGCCCGGTCTCCTCGCGAACAGAGAGATTTGGAATGTCAGTTAGCCAGGGCTGTATTTCTTTCTGAAACGATTGCGAAACAGAGGAAACCCCAAAACTCGGCGCATACGATGTCTTAATCGCTTGGTCTTGCTTCACAAAACCAAGGAAATAGGCCCGATTGCAATCATGATCCGCTCTGGGGTGCCACACCTGGTCGCTTCCGCAAATGAATGCGTCATATTCGAGTAGACTTTTTTCTAGGTCTTCGCTGGAATAATACCTTTTCTCGCTGACATGTAAATTTTGCCGGCGAAAAGCGGCAATACGCTCATTTCGCTCAATAAACTTCCGGTATCGCAAAATCGTGGAGAGGTTAAGGGCGACACCCTTTGTACTCGTCCATGAAGTGAACAAGGATTCGATGCGGTGGGAGGCTTCATAGTCTATAATTTCAGCCGAATGCCCGAGAGATGTTAAAACGGTCTGCAGCGCGTAAGCTTGCAGGATCGCGCCATAGTTAAAACGGAAAAAAGTTAGGATTCCAATTTTCATTTTGAACTCTGATGGGTCTTGAGTGGATTTGGGTGTGGATTTGGGGTCGAACCAAACAAAACCATGTTAACTTAATTACTTAATCGAAATGACAACCCAAAATTGACCCCCTGCGATAACCCAATTTTGACCCCCCTATCGTTAAATAAAAAGCCCTCATTACTGTCTCTATTTCAGGAAGGGGCTGTTTTTGCGTGATGGGAGGGGCTG
This window harbors:
- a CDS encoding polysaccharide pyruvyl transferase family protein, yielding MKIGILTFFRFNYGAILQAYALQTVLTSLGHSAEIIDYEASHRIESLFTSWTSTKGVALNLSTILRYRKFIERNERIAAFRRQNLHVSEKRYYSSEDLEKSLLEYDAFICGSDQVWHPRADHDCNRAYFLGFVKQDQAIKTSYAPSFGVSSVSQSFQKEIQPWLTDIPNLSVREETGRAIIEQVAGRLSAVVLDPTLLLKSDQWGRIAAPSTVKPPYILVYTTSQRGLFPQLVKHVKKTTRLPLVVLSLTALNLIPMADRVIYDAGPSEFVGLFANATCVCTNSFHGTAFSIIYRKPFWSVPHNATNSRVADLLNRIGLSNRQVSALDQFPEWPLKIDYTAANSLFDGERRQSIVFLKTALQQP
- a CDS encoding oligosaccharide flippase family protein, translated to MTHVASEIQGQRERRLGAAFGLVYVISSLSSKLLIIPIILRHLDSAEFGLYQLIGAFVGYLALIDFGISGTLGRFTAKYQALNDRVRQDNVFAMCIIIYVFLAAVISVVGFFLYLNLDTIFSKSLTSNEMADARVMFMILLGSICATIIGRAFIGVNAGHERFVFSRITDSVCMWVKVGVVAAVLALGHRAIGIVIAEAFINVAILALNAAYAGIVLKVRFKLHYWDWSLFGEVLGFAFWAFLAMLVLQINFRLGSILLGAMTTTSLVGIYAIALQVNTIYNTLPSMISSVFLPRITRLVVEDADGELLTRAIIGPSRYQLMLVGCVLGGFILFGRQFISLWAGPEYVGAWATALFIVAPVTIPICQNTILSILYAKMLNRDRALITLAFAVISGVSAVFLIRAFGLYGPAIATGLALLIGHGVVMNLYYHYYVGLNMWLFFKKVSERILTVIVAVTVVGAALVYLPVGEGWVGLTVRLILFLILYALSMWLFGMNESERALFRSAFQAGIRVTFAVGGGEVKAR
- a CDS encoding Coenzyme F420 hydrogenase/dehydrogenase, beta subunit C-terminal domain, producing MNDRVPVENCTGCSACVFSCPQKAIDMVEDGEGFLYPRVDPERCNSCGLCIKGCPVRADAVVTSMAIPTVYAGWTTDPDLLRQSTSGGVFSEIARPIIEEGGVVFGAAYDEKMTVRHMAVTSWGGLRALRGSKYVQSDVGYSYHAAEKYLMAGKRVLYSGTPCQIAGLQAAIGKDHEGLLTCDLICHGVPSPKVFRMAIDSIEKHKNSKVVDFFFRDKSFGWLYPMVRIACADGMFCDENNMDNHFNLGFLKNIYLRPACHQCTSKLGDSAADITLGDFWQLLKFEPSLINRGGTSAVIVNTARGRRAIQQSAGRLSLTECPFAYVEKESNLRKSVKPSPERAAFFADLDRLSFEELTQKYIKPRNTLVRRLAYIRRVCLRWRDNWKCA